A single genomic interval of Deltaproteobacteria bacterium harbors:
- the guaB gene encoding IMP dehydrogenase: MLDQEILPVGLTFDDVLLVPAESSVLPRDANVSTRLTERIRLNIPLLSAAMDTVTEARTAIAMAQEGGMGFIHRNMPPAAQAKEVEKVKKFESGMILDPVTVNPHQKIAEARELMDQHGISGLPVTLGGRLVGILTNRDLRFEKNLERCVDDLMTKENLVTVQDGVDLDEAQELLHQHRIEKLLVVDDHFRLKGLITVKDIEKKTRHPMACKDDRGHLRVGAAVGVGLDREERVETLVRAGVDVIAVDTAHGHAAKVLETVRQIRSDYPELDMVAGNVATAQGTQALIDAGANGVKVGVGPGSICTTRVVSGVGVPQLSAIADCARVGARTGVPLVSDGGIKYSGDVTKALAAGASSVMIGTLFGGCEESPGETVLYQGRTYKVYRGMGSIGAMREGSKDRYAQDDIEEEVKLVPEGVEGQVPYRGPLAANVYQLIGGIRAGMGYVGCSTIEELQSKARFMQITAAGLTEGHVHDVFITNEAPNYRRE; encoded by the coding sequence ATGCTCGACCAAGAGATCTTGCCCGTAGGACTCACGTTCGACGACGTGCTGTTGGTGCCCGCGGAGTCGTCGGTCCTGCCGCGTGACGCGAACGTTTCGACGCGCTTGACCGAACGCATCCGGCTCAACATCCCGCTCCTGAGCGCGGCCATGGACACGGTGACCGAGGCGCGCACGGCCATCGCCATGGCCCAGGAGGGCGGCATGGGCTTCATCCACCGCAACATGCCGCCCGCGGCTCAGGCCAAGGAGGTGGAGAAGGTCAAGAAGTTCGAGAGCGGCATGATCCTCGACCCGGTGACCGTGAACCCGCACCAGAAGATCGCCGAGGCGCGCGAACTGATGGACCAGCACGGCATATCGGGCCTGCCGGTGACGCTGGGCGGCCGGCTGGTGGGCATCCTGACCAACCGTGACCTGCGCTTCGAAAAGAACCTGGAGCGCTGCGTCGACGACCTGATGACCAAGGAGAACCTGGTCACCGTGCAGGACGGCGTCGACCTCGACGAGGCCCAGGAGCTGCTGCATCAGCACCGCATCGAAAAGCTGCTGGTGGTGGACGATCACTTTCGCCTGAAGGGGCTGATCACGGTCAAGGACATCGAGAAGAAGACCCGCCATCCCATGGCCTGCAAGGACGACCGCGGGCATCTGCGCGTGGGAGCCGCGGTGGGCGTGGGGCTGGACCGGGAGGAACGTGTCGAGACGCTGGTGCGCGCCGGCGTCGACGTCATCGCGGTGGACACGGCCCACGGCCACGCCGCCAAGGTGCTGGAGACGGTGCGACAGATTCGCAGCGACTATCCGGAGTTGGACATGGTCGCCGGCAACGTGGCCACGGCCCAGGGCACCCAGGCACTCATCGACGCGGGGGCCAACGGCGTCAAGGTGGGCGTCGGACCCGGCTCCATCTGCACCACCCGGGTGGTTTCCGGGGTGGGCGTGCCCCAGCTCAGCGCCATCGCCGACTGCGCGCGAGTAGGCGCACGCACCGGTGTTCCCCTGGTGTCGGACGGCGGCATCAAGTACTCCGGCGACGTCACCAAGGCGCTGGCGGCGGGCGCCAGCTCCGTCATGATCGGCACGCTGTTCGGCGGCTGCGAGGAAAGCCCGGGAGAGACCGTGCTCTACCAGGGGCGCACCTACAAGGTCTACCGCGGCATGGGCTCCATCGGCGCCATGCGCGAAGGCAGCAAGGACCGCTACGCCCAGGACGACATCGAGGAAGAAGTGAAACTGGTGCCCGAGGGCGTCGAGGGGCAGGTGCCCTACCGCGGTCCACTGGCCGCCAACGTCTACCAGCTCATCGGCGGCATCCGCGCGGGCATGGGCTACGTCGGCTGCTCCACCATCGAGGAGCTGCAGAGCAAGGCCCGCTTTATGCAGATCACGGCCGCGGGCCTAACCGAGGGTCACGTGCACGACGTGTTCATCACCAACGAAGCGCCCAACTACCGCCGAGAATGA